A window of the Miscanthus floridulus cultivar M001 chromosome 14, ASM1932011v1, whole genome shotgun sequence genome harbors these coding sequences:
- the LOC136505605 gene encoding uncharacterized mitochondrial protein AtMg00810-like — MDDIIFGGSSHALVAKFADLMSREFEMSMMGELTFFLGLQIKQTREGTFVHQGKYTKDVLKKFDMGEAKPLSIPMSTTTALDVDEEGEAMDQKEYHSMIRSLLYLTAMRPDIQFVVS, encoded by the exons ATGGATGATATCATCTtcggtggctcttctcatgcacTTGTTGCCAAGTTTGCAGATcttatgagcagggaatttgagatgagcatgatgggagagCTGACCTTCTTTCTTGGGTTGCAAATCAAGCAAACCCGAGAAGGGACATTCGTGCACCAAGggaagtacaccaaggacgtgctgAAGAAGTTTGATATGggcgaggccaagcctctttcgataCCCATGTCAACCACAACGGCGTTGGATGTCGATGAAGAAGGAGAAGCCATGGACCAGAAGGAGTACCACAGCATGATCAGGTCTTTGCTCTACCTGACAGCGATGAGACCAGACATACAGTTTGTTGTGT CTTAG